In the genome of Montipora foliosa isolate CH-2021 chromosome 3, ASM3666993v2, whole genome shotgun sequence, one region contains:
- the LOC137995920 gene encoding uncharacterized protein, giving the protein MIISESNMTDLRPIITHSEQSHTFGEFCQHPRAVGPLSLSRKSIPARFLVGPYVAIQYRLEILQVPEEEIWSCVMSPTADGFAINNGTYFLKVHISPNGLIFTQAEDYNFWRDLQGSTGIVILLLPSSIPKVFTFTVKLFSFDGDQDLFVSCLEQQIPLLGPWLEQYQEGPAIEHPIKKIRPRGMWTNEAGMSIVKRFQRLADDGMREIFMENLKRLKEYADTHARFTDLIPLVLYELAVLDLHENQIEEAKDHAKHALVISRTYHSTNHCFLLSKLKYLESAMARREGNYARAKELLDDSIELLLPCAAGEETAENRYCVASFYVEKSAKIGITENEEAIAESCFQDIEHHLKAETGPITNRVQIRAKNRQLAFYVKSSRHLKILDVQGWVSQEHMAKALQLIKEIEERLLVFYSKKALLSFDIVKTDYFIRERNFVQGIAPSQEALTIAQEKQWKEYEDVAQQRLQLCSRLGRQRRD; this is encoded by the exons ATGATAATAAGCGAAAG caaCATGACAGATTTGAGACCCATAATAACACACTCTGAGCAAAGCCACACATTTGGAGAATTTTGTCAACACCCCCGCGCCGTGGGTCCTCTTAGCTTGTCAAGGAAGAGTATTCCCGCGCGCTTTTTGGTTGGTCCGTATGTGGCTATTCAATATCGGCTGGAAATTTTGCAAGTTCCAGAGGAGGAAATTTGGAGCTGTGTCATGTCTCCCACTGCAGATGGCTTTGCTATT AACAATGGAACCTATTTCTTAAAGGTGCATATTTCACCAAATGGATTGATCTTCACTCAAGCTGAAGATTATAATTTCTGGCGAGATCTACAAGGATCCACAGGAATTGTTATCCTCTTGCTTCCCTCCTCAATACCAAAGGTCTTCACATTCACCGTAaagcttttttcctttgatGGGGACCAGGACTTGTTTGTGTCTTGTCTGGAACAGCAAATTCCACTCCTCGGACCCTGGCTGGAGCAATACCAGGAGGGGCCTGCTATTGAACACCCCATCAAGAAAATCAGGCCTCGAG GTATGTGGACCAACGAGGCGGGAATGTCAATTGTCAAACGCTTTCAGCGTTTAGCAGATGATG gAATGCGAGAGATCTTCATGGAGAACTTGAAGAGGCTCAAAGAGTATGCTGACACGCATGCGCGGTTCACAGATTTGATACCTCTCGTATTATATGAG CTGGCAGTGCTAGACTTGCACGAAAACCAGATCGAGGAGGCAAAGGACCATGCAAAACACGCCCTGGTGATATCACGGACATATCATTCTACCAATCATTGTTTCCTCCTATCAAAACTCAAGTATCTTGAATCAGCGATGGCCCGTAGGGAGGGGAATTATGCACGGGCTAAGGAATTGCTTGATGACTCCATAGAG CTTTTGCTACCTTGTGCTGCTGGTGAAGAAACTGCAGAGAACAGATATTGCGTCGCCTCTTTTTATGTAGAGAAATCCGCTAAAATTGGCATCACTGAAAACGAGGAGGCTATTGCAGAGAGTTGCTTCCAAGATATTGAACACCATTTGAAAGCTGAAACAGGTCCTATCACCAATCGCGTCCAAATTAGAGCAAAGAATAGGCAGCTTGCTTTTTATGTAAAGAGTTCAAGACATCTGAAAATCCTTGACGTCCAGGGTTGGGTGTCTCAAGAGCATATGGCTAAAGCATTGCAACTGATTAAGGAAATTGAAGAGAGGCTTTTGGTCTTTTACTCCAAAAAGGCACTGTTAAGTTTTGACATCGTCAAAACGGATTACTTCATAAGGGAAAGGAACTTTGTTCAAG GAATTGCCCCATCACAGGAGGCCCTCACGATTGCCCAAGAAAAGCAATGGAAGGAATACGAAGATGTTGCTCAACAAAGATTGCAGCTGTGCAGCCGACTGGGAAGACAGCGCAGAGATTAG
- the LOC137998060 gene encoding galanin receptor type 1-like, protein MASQSSNNSSQQLSQSDQYTEWTMTSVIIFIIISVGIIGNSMVIAVVKAIRGMRSTTNYLLVNIAVADIITLLFTIVHFILSRFSSPSSFTSAALNFLCKFIYTNTVSLVSFLVTMMTLTLLAIERYQALVKPLTSSRRLTSERIACVITGIWSASFALVTPLFATTTYKPDDTENCSHGDAREGIVVYIYCFVAILVLIPFTIIMFCYSFIIYGMYINKTIFNNNGERRATRQEITEKRRLVWLLITLTLIFFVAFIPYGILLIMRYIEVNNAFIIDLHYATQYLVLLNCAVNPFIYAFASSGYRRGYAFLLKKITCRNTTVNAIELREM, encoded by the coding sequence ATGGCTTCCCAGTCGAGCAACAACAGCTCCCAGCAGCTGAGCCAATCAGACCAGTACACTGAATGGACTATGACGTCGGTTAttatattcattattattagtGTTGGTATCATCGGTAATTCAATGGTCATAGCAGTGGTGAAGGCCATCCGTGGGATGAGATCAACAACCAACTATCTCCTGGTCAATATTGCTGTAGCAGATATTATTACGCTGCTCTTTACGATTGTACACTTTATTCTATCAAGGTTCTCGTCTCCATCTTCCTTCACAAGTGCTGCCTTAAATTTCCTTTGTAAATTCATTTACACCAATACCGTGTCTTTGGTGTCGTTTTTAGTGACAATGATGACACTGACGTTGTTAGCAATAGAAAGGTATCAGGCCCTTGTGAAACCGCTGACATCATCTCGCAGACTAACTTCTGAAAGGATTGCCTGCGTTATTACAGGAATCTGGTCAGCTTCCTTTGCTCTCGTGACGCCACTATTCGCTACTACTACATATAAACCTGACGATACGGAAAATTGTAGCCATGGTGATGCAAGGGAGGGTATAGTAGTCTACATCTACTGTTTTGTAGCGATTCTTGTCCTTATTCCTTTTACGATAATCATGTTTTGTTATTCGTTTATCATATATGGCATGTACATCAACAAAACCATCTTCAACAACAACGGAGAAAGACGAGCAACACGACAGGAAATCACAGAAAAGCGAAGATTGGTGTggcttttgataactctcacaTTGATATTTTTTGTGGCTTTTATTCCTTACGGAATTTTGCTAATTATGAGATACATCGAAGTAAACAATGCTTTCATCATTGATCTCCACTATGCGACACAGTACCTCGTGCTTCTCAACTGTGCTGTAAATCCTTTCATATACGCATTTGCAAGTTCTGGTTACCGACGGGGCTACGCGTTTCTCCTCAAGAAAATTACATGCCGTAATACCACGGTTAATGCCATCGAACTTCGTGAAATGTAA